The nucleotide window CGCCGCCTTTCTGCTCATGTACGCGGTCGCGGGCTTCGGATCCGCCGTAGCGACCGGAGTCGCGCAGGAGAAGACCTCCCGCACGGCGGAGGTCCTGCTCGCGGCTGTCCAACCGCGAGAGCTGATGACTGGGAAGGTGATCGGGATCGGACTCGTCGGCCTGGGTCAGATGACAATCACCGTCGGCGGCGCAATGATTGCCAACGCGCTCGTGAAGAGCCAGGCGATACCTTCCGAACTGCCGACCCTCCTGCCCATGATCATCGTCTGGTTTGTGCTGGGTTTCGGCCTTTATGCCTTCGGCTTCGCCGCGGCCGGAGCGATGGTTGCCCGGCAGGAAGAGGTCCAGTCGGTGACCATGCCCTTCACAGCATTCCTGGTCGCCGGTCTATTTCTCGTCTACGCAACGATTGCCTCGCCCGACGCGCCATGGGTGAGGTTGCTCTCGTTCTTCCCACCCCTCTCTCCAATCCTGATGCCCGCGAGACTGGCCCTCGGTCATATATCCGTTTGGGAGCTTCCACTGGCGATCGCGATCGAACTGGTGAGCATCGTCGGCATGGCGAGATTGGCAGGCGGCATCTACCGGGCCGCCCTCGTCCGCGGAGGCGCACGTCTCAGTTGGCGCGCGGCCCTGAATCTTCGGTGAGAACGGTCGGGTAACGTCC belongs to bacterium and includes:
- a CDS encoding ABC transporter permease, yielding MIRFGSIALVALREITERVTGRATWILTGLTTFLAVGLIVVPSLTNQSGGSTNLGLVGPQAQALAPAINAAAKAAAIDLTTRNVDSEATARSELTPPINARAGGGSRLALLTGQNRAALDAALLYDGTSATIEAYQTVPPGISALLRSVLNVIHQRSLLSAAGLSASQITAAEKPVPTVTVALQPEPSDLPGREITALAAAFLLMYAVAGFGSAVATGVAQEKTSRTAEVLLAAVQPRELMTGKVIGIGLVGLGQMTITVGGAMIANALVKSQAIPSELPTLLPMIIVWFVLGFGLYAFGFAAAGAMVARQEEVQSVTMPFTAFLVAGLFLVYATIASPDAPWVRLLSFFPPLSPILMPARLALGHISVWELPLAIAIELVSIVGMARLAGGIYRAALVRGGARLSWRAALNLR